The Streptomyces sp. Mut1 genome window below encodes:
- a CDS encoding peptidylprolyl isomerase: MTSQVFFDITINDEPAGRIVFNLFDDVVPRTAENFRQLATGQNGFGYKDSSFHRVIPEFMLQGGDFTRGDGTGGKSIYGAKFEDENFKLAHTKPGLLSMANAGPNSNGSQFFITTIVTSWLDGKHVVFGEVADEDSMSLVKKIEGLGSQSGRTKAKVTIADSGVL, encoded by the coding sequence ATGACGAGTCAGGTTTTCTTCGACATCACCATCAACGACGAGCCCGCCGGGCGGATCGTCTTCAATCTGTTCGACGACGTCGTTCCCCGTACCGCTGAGAACTTCCGCCAGCTGGCGACCGGGCAGAACGGCTTCGGCTACAAGGATTCCTCCTTCCACCGCGTCATCCCGGAGTTCATGCTCCAGGGCGGCGACTTCACCCGTGGCGACGGCACGGGCGGCAAGAGCATCTACGGTGCCAAGTTCGAGGACGAGAACTTCAAGCTGGCGCACACCAAGCCCGGCCTGCTCTCCATGGCCAACGCCGGCCCGAACTCGAACGGTTCGCAGTTCTTCATCACGACCATCGTGACGTCCTGGCTGGACGGCAAGCACGTCGTCTTCGGCGAGGTCGCCGACGAGGACAGCATGTCCCTGGTCAAGAAGATCGAGGGCCTCGGCTCGCAGAGCGGCCGCACCAAGGCGAAGGTCACCATCGCCGACTCCGGGGTCCTCTGA
- a CDS encoding Clp protease N-terminal domain-containing protein: protein MTNPVGPTQPVRLDDLIAAIKKVHPDALDQLQDAVIAADHLGDVADHLIGHFVDQARRSGASWTEIGKSMGVTRQAAQKRFVAKDPAEGSDLNPSQGFGRFTARAKNVVMAAQNEARAASNAEIGTEHLVLGLLSEPEGLAAAFIRAQGVVLDSVRQAATEALPPAAEGEIPELIPYNGDARKALELTFREALRMGHNYIGTEHILLALLEHEDGSGVLSGLGIDKATAERGISEALSLLVAAQGTPAPGEPKAPGQED from the coding sequence ATGACGAATCCCGTAGGTCCGACGCAACCCGTCCGCCTCGACGACCTCATCGCAGCCATCAAGAAGGTCCATCCCGACGCCCTCGACCAGCTCCAGGACGCCGTCATCGCCGCCGACCACCTCGGTGACGTCGCCGACCACCTCATCGGCCACTTCGTGGACCAGGCCCGCCGCTCCGGCGCCTCTTGGACCGAGATCGGCAAGAGCATGGGGGTGACGCGGCAGGCGGCACAGAAGCGCTTCGTCGCCAAGGACCCCGCCGAGGGCTCCGACCTCAACCCGAGCCAGGGCTTCGGCCGCTTCACCGCGCGCGCCAAGAACGTGGTCATGGCCGCGCAGAACGAGGCGCGGGCCGCCTCCAACGCGGAGATCGGCACCGAACACCTGGTCCTCGGCCTGCTCAGTGAGCCGGAAGGGCTCGCCGCCGCGTTCATCAGGGCGCAGGGCGTGGTCCTGGACTCGGTCCGGCAGGCCGCCACCGAGGCGCTGCCGCCCGCCGCGGAGGGCGAGATCCCCGAGCTGATCCCGTACAACGGCGACGCCCGCAAGGCGCTGGAGCTGACCTTCCGCGAGGCCCTGCGGATGGGGCACAACTACATCGGCACCGAGCACATCCTGCTCGCCCTGCTGGAGCACGAGGACGGCTCGGGCGTGCTCAGCGGTCTCGGCATCGACAAGGCGACCGCCGAGCGGGGCATCTCCGAGGCGCTCTCGCTCCTGGTCGCCGCCCAGGGGACGCCCGCCCCCGGGGAGCCGAAGGCCCCCGGCCAGGAGGACTGA
- a CDS encoding histidine phosphatase family protein, which yields MSVRVSLVAAARGSALLAERFDDDRPLDEAGWHAVRFAAPALMSLGDAELRYCSPTPRSRATGRALGFHPLVQPALRDCDMGRWRGCTLADVTAREPAAVDAWLADPRAAPHGGEPLLAFITRIGGWLDTRPACDGAIVAVAEPAVVRAALVYALKAPPSSYWNVDVGPLSTVTLTGLPRRWSLRLETGVR from the coding sequence ATGAGTGTTCGAGTCTCGCTCGTCGCCGCAGCGCGTGGTTCCGCCCTGCTCGCCGAGCGCTTCGACGACGACCGGCCGCTCGACGAGGCCGGCTGGCACGCGGTGCGGTTCGCCGCCCCGGCTCTGATGTCCCTGGGCGACGCCGAACTGCGCTACTGCTCACCGACCCCGCGCAGCCGCGCCACGGGCCGGGCGCTCGGCTTCCACCCGCTGGTCCAGCCCGCGCTGCGCGACTGCGACATGGGGCGGTGGCGGGGCTGCACGCTCGCCGATGTCACCGCGCGCGAACCGGCGGCCGTCGACGCCTGGCTGGCGGACCCGCGCGCGGCGCCGCACGGCGGCGAACCGCTGCTCGCGTTCATCACACGGATAGGCGGCTGGCTGGACACCCGCCCCGCCTGCGACGGCGCCATCGTCGCGGTCGCCGAGCCGGCCGTCGTGCGGGCCGCCCTCGTCTACGCGCTGAAGGCCCCGCCGTCCTCGTACTGGAACGTGGACGTCGGCCCGCTCTCCACCGTCACGCTCACCGGCCTGCCGCGCCGCTGGTCCCTGCGCCTGGAGACCGGGGTGCGCTGA
- a CDS encoding aminotransferase-like domain-containing protein, with translation MHERSSVVELAAALRAELNRYSPGEKLPSSRALVERFRASPVTVSRAVAQLAAEGLVVTRPGSGAYRARPAADAAPPAGDTSWQEVSLSGDGGPEAVPRTVDVSGLLVSLVAPPTGVIELNGGYLHASLQPERALAAALTRAGRRPGAWSRPPIDGLTELRAWFARDIGPALGAADVLITAGGQSALATALRALAPPGAPVLVESPTYPGMLAAARAAGLRPVPVPVDRDGVRPDLLAAAFHATGARVFVCQPLFQNPTGTVLSEARRPEVVRIAREAGAFVIEDDFARLLAHDDAGPLPRPLAADDPDGVVVHTRSLTKAASPSLRVGALAARGPALERLRGIQIVDSFFVPRPLQEAALELVGSPAWGRHLRSVSAELRARRTAMTAALREALPGLALPHIPVGGGYLWLRLPGAEGGTDESAMVQAALRAGVAVAPGRPYFGAEPPAPQIRLSFASVAGPAELAEGVRRLRTAWEGTPAVLPPGT, from the coding sequence ATGCATGAGCGTAGCAGCGTGGTGGAGCTGGCCGCAGCCCTGCGAGCGGAGCTGAACCGCTACTCCCCGGGTGAGAAGCTGCCGTCCAGTCGTGCCCTGGTCGAACGGTTCCGGGCCAGTCCGGTGACCGTGTCGCGGGCCGTCGCCCAGCTCGCCGCCGAGGGCCTCGTCGTCACCCGCCCCGGCTCCGGCGCCTACCGGGCCCGGCCCGCCGCGGACGCCGCGCCTCCGGCCGGCGACACCTCCTGGCAGGAGGTCTCGCTCAGCGGCGACGGCGGCCCCGAGGCGGTCCCCCGTACCGTCGACGTCTCCGGCCTGCTGGTCAGCCTGGTCGCCCCGCCGACCGGCGTCATCGAGCTGAACGGGGGCTACCTGCACGCCTCGCTCCAGCCCGAACGCGCCCTCGCCGCCGCCCTGACCCGGGCCGGCCGCCGGCCGGGCGCCTGGAGCCGTCCGCCCATCGACGGGCTGACCGAACTGCGCGCCTGGTTCGCCCGCGACATCGGCCCCGCGCTCGGCGCCGCCGACGTGCTGATCACCGCTGGCGGCCAGAGCGCCCTGGCCACCGCGTTGCGGGCGCTCGCCCCGCCCGGCGCGCCCGTGCTCGTGGAGTCGCCCACCTACCCCGGCATGCTGGCGGCCGCCCGAGCGGCGGGGCTGCGCCCGGTGCCCGTCCCGGTCGACCGCGACGGTGTGCGCCCCGACCTGCTCGCCGCCGCCTTCCACGCCACCGGCGCCCGCGTCTTCGTCTGCCAGCCCCTCTTCCAGAACCCGACCGGCACCGTCCTCTCGGAGGCCCGGCGCCCCGAAGTCGTCCGGATCGCCCGGGAGGCGGGGGCGTTCGTCATCGAGGACGACTTCGCCCGGCTCCTCGCCCACGACGACGCGGGCCCGCTGCCCAGGCCGCTGGCCGCCGACGACCCCGACGGAGTCGTCGTCCACACCCGCTCGCTCACCAAGGCCGCCTCGCCCAGCCTGCGGGTGGGCGCGCTCGCCGCCCGGGGCCCGGCCCTGGAGCGCTTGCGCGGCATCCAGATCGTGGACAGCTTCTTCGTCCCCCGGCCGCTCCAGGAGGCCGCGCTCGAACTGGTCGGCTCACCCGCCTGGGGCCGCCACCTGCGGTCCGTGTCGGCGGAACTGCGCGCCCGGCGTACGGCGATGACGGCGGCGCTGCGCGAGGCGCTGCCCGGCCTCGCGCTGCCGCACATCCCGGTAGGCGGCGGCTACCTCTGGCTGCGGCTGCCCGGGGCCGAGGGCGGGACGGACGAGTCCGCCATGGTCCAGGCGGCGCTGCGCGCGGGGGTGGCCGTCGCGCCGGGGCGGCCCTACTTCGGCGCCGAGCCCCCGGCACCGCAGATCCGGCTGAGCTTCGCCTCGGTCGCCGGGCCGGCCGAGCTCGCCGAGGGCGTGCGCCGACTGCGTACGGCATGGGAGGGCACCCCGGCCGTCCTGCCGCCCGGCACCTGA
- a CDS encoding DMT family transporter, whose product MRAEDSATSQVTIAVEPAEGGLPRPAPFARRPARRGTLLALLGVVTFSLTFPSTVWGLESFGPWSLVALRSLLAAALSGGLLLVARVRLPAREHWAGLAVVAGGVVVGFPLLTTLALRTSTTSHAAVVVGLLPLTTAVFSSLRTGIRPPRAFWAAAVAGAAVVIAFTVAQSGGALSAGDVFLFGALLVCAAGYTEGGRLAKVMPGWQVTGWALILTLPLALAGTAVALVYEPVRLTAHGVVGLVWVSAVSTFLGLYVWYRGMAEIGVARASQLQLAQPLLTLFWSFFLLDEQVAAAAPVAAVAVLVCIALTQRAGRTRS is encoded by the coding sequence ATGAGAGCAGAGGATAGCGCTACTTCACAGGTCACGATAGCGGTCGAGCCCGCCGAGGGAGGCCTCCCGCGCCCCGCCCCCTTCGCCCGCCGGCCGGCCCGGCGGGGGACGCTGCTCGCGCTCCTGGGCGTCGTGACGTTCTCGCTGACCTTCCCCTCCACGGTGTGGGGCCTGGAGAGCTTCGGGCCCTGGTCCCTGGTGGCGCTGCGCAGCCTGCTGGCGGCGGCGCTCTCCGGCGGGCTGCTGCTCGTGGCCCGGGTGCGGTTGCCGGCCCGGGAGCACTGGGCGGGCCTGGCCGTGGTGGCGGGCGGCGTGGTGGTCGGCTTCCCGCTGCTGACGACGCTGGCCCTGCGGACGTCCACGACCTCGCACGCCGCGGTGGTCGTGGGGCTGCTGCCGCTGACCACGGCCGTGTTCTCCTCGCTGCGGACCGGGATACGCCCGCCCCGCGCGTTCTGGGCGGCGGCGGTGGCCGGGGCTGCCGTGGTGATCGCCTTCACCGTGGCGCAGAGCGGCGGGGCGCTGTCGGCCGGCGACGTGTTCCTGTTCGGGGCGCTGCTGGTGTGCGCGGCCGGGTACACCGAGGGCGGGAGGCTGGCGAAGGTGATGCCGGGGTGGCAGGTGACGGGCTGGGCGCTGATCCTGACGCTGCCGCTCGCGCTGGCGGGTACCGCCGTCGCGCTGGTGTACGAGCCGGTGCGGCTGACGGCGCACGGGGTCGTCGGGCTCGTCTGGGTGTCGGCCGTCTCCACCTTCCTCGGTCTGTACGTCTGGTACCGGGGCATGGCGGAGATCGGGGTGGCGCGGGCCAGTCAGCTCCAGCTCGCCCAGCCGCTGCTGACCCTGTTCTGGTCGTTCTTCCTGCTGGACGAACAGGTCGCGGCGGCGGCGCCGGTGGCCGCCGTCGCGGTCCTGGTCTGCATCGCGCTCACCCAGCGCGCCGGGCGCACCCGGTCTTAG
- a CDS encoding DUF1918 domain-containing protein → MEAHTGDRLLTHGRTVGQHDRVAEIVEVLGDGGTPPYRVRFDDGHEHLLAPGPDTVVQHTGCASGRDADIT, encoded by the coding sequence ATGGAGGCACACACGGGCGACCGGCTGCTGACGCACGGCAGGACCGTGGGACAGCACGACCGGGTCGCGGAGATCGTCGAAGTCCTCGGGGACGGGGGCACTCCCCCGTACCGCGTCCGCTTCGACGACGGACACGAACATCTGCTCGCACCGGGCCCCGACACGGTCGTCCAGCACACCGGCTGCGCGTCCGGCCGGGACGCGGACATCACGTAG
- a CDS encoding glycoside hydrolase family 10 protein — translation MRGVTRRGWVTGAAGTVAGVAGAAAVAGDAAVATPRREQARPGPAGRRDVVRRELRGMWVATIANTDWPSKAGLSAAAQRAELIAYLDRAVERKLNAVILQVRPSADALWPSAYEPWAQCLTGVQGKDPGWDPLGTAVQEAHSRGLELHAWFNPYRVANHTDLSKLTASHPARRHPDWVLPYGGKLYYNPGLPEVRAFVRDAMLDAVRRYDIDAVHWDDYFYPYPVAGETFADGAAYEKYGAGFPDRAAWRRDNTDQLVRETAERVKALKPGVRFGISPFGVWRNAATDPAGSDTRAGVETYDDLYADTRGWIKKGWIDYICPQLYWNIGYPAADYAVLVPWWSEAVRGTGVDLFIGEALYKCGDPAQPAAWQDPAELSHHIVLAARHDQVRGHAYFSAKSVVTDRIGALDRVVADHYRSRARPPR, via the coding sequence ATGCGAGGAGTGACCCGAAGGGGTTGGGTGACCGGTGCGGCCGGGACGGTCGCCGGGGTGGCGGGGGCGGCGGCCGTGGCCGGTGACGCCGCCGTCGCGACGCCCCGGCGGGAACAGGCCCGCCCGGGACCGGCCGGCCGGCGGGACGTGGTGCGGCGCGAGCTGCGCGGCATGTGGGTGGCGACCATCGCCAACACCGACTGGCCGTCGAAGGCCGGGCTGTCCGCCGCCGCGCAGCGGGCCGAGCTGATCGCGTACCTCGACCGGGCCGTCGAGCGGAAGCTGAACGCGGTGATCCTCCAGGTCCGCCCGTCCGCCGACGCGCTGTGGCCCTCCGCGTACGAACCGTGGGCCCAGTGCCTGACGGGGGTGCAGGGCAAGGACCCCGGCTGGGACCCGCTGGGCACCGCGGTCCAGGAGGCGCACAGCCGGGGGCTCGAACTGCACGCCTGGTTCAACCCGTACCGGGTGGCCAACCACACGGACCTCTCGAAGCTGACCGCGAGCCACCCGGCCCGGCGCCACCCCGACTGGGTCCTGCCCTACGGCGGCAAGCTGTACTACAACCCGGGGCTGCCCGAGGTCCGCGCCTTCGTGCGGGACGCGATGCTCGACGCGGTCCGCCGCTACGACATCGACGCGGTGCACTGGGACGACTACTTCTACCCGTATCCGGTGGCCGGCGAGACCTTCGCGGACGGCGCCGCCTACGAGAAGTACGGCGCGGGCTTCCCGGACAGGGCCGCCTGGCGGCGCGACAACACGGACCAGCTGGTACGCGAGACCGCCGAACGCGTCAAGGCGCTCAAGCCCGGCGTCCGGTTCGGGATCAGCCCCTTCGGCGTCTGGCGCAACGCCGCCACGGACCCGGCCGGCTCGGACACCAGGGCGGGTGTGGAGACGTACGACGACCTGTACGCCGACACCCGGGGCTGGATCAAGAAGGGCTGGATCGACTACATCTGCCCCCAGCTCTACTGGAACATCGGCTACCCGGCGGCCGACTACGCCGTGCTCGTGCCCTGGTGGTCCGAGGCCGTACGCGGCACGGGCGTCGACCTCTTCATCGGCGAGGCGCTCTACAAGTGCGGCGACCCGGCCCAGCCCGCAGCCTGGCAGGACCCGGCGGAGCTGTCGCACCACATCGTCCTGGCGGCCCGGCACGACCAGGTCCGCGGCCACGCCTACTTCTCGGCGAAGAGCGTGGTCACGGACCGGATCGGCGCGCTGGACCGGGTGGTCGCCGACCACTACCGCTCACGGGCGCGGCCGCCGCGCTGA
- a CDS encoding 3-hydroxybutyryl-CoA dehydrogenase, protein MADIARVGVVGCGQMGAGIAEVCARSGLDVKVAETTGEALEIGRTRLHNSLSKAAERGKITAAERDETLDRLSFTTDLGEFADRDLVIEAVVENEQVKTEIFQVLDQVVTRPDAILASNTSSIPLVKLAVATSRPDQVIGIHFFNPAPVQKLVELIPALTTSDETIARSEAVVQDILGKHPIRAQDRSGFVVNALLIPYLLSAIRMFESGIASREDIDNGMEMGCAHPMGPLKLADLIGLDTVASVADSMYAEYKEPLYAAPPLLQRMVDAGRLGRKTGSGFYPY, encoded by the coding sequence ATGGCCGACATTGCACGCGTCGGAGTGGTGGGCTGCGGCCAGATGGGCGCCGGCATCGCGGAGGTCTGCGCCCGCAGCGGCCTGGACGTCAAGGTGGCCGAGACTACCGGCGAGGCGCTGGAGATCGGCCGCACCCGGCTCCACAACTCCCTGTCGAAGGCGGCGGAGCGCGGCAAGATCACCGCGGCGGAGCGCGACGAGACGCTGGACCGCCTCAGCTTCACCACCGACCTCGGCGAGTTCGCCGACCGTGACCTCGTCATCGAGGCCGTCGTGGAGAACGAGCAGGTCAAGACCGAGATCTTCCAGGTCCTCGACCAGGTGGTGACCCGCCCGGACGCGATCCTCGCCTCCAACACCTCCTCGATCCCGCTGGTGAAGCTGGCCGTCGCCACCTCCCGGCCGGACCAGGTCATCGGCATCCACTTCTTCAACCCGGCGCCCGTGCAGAAGCTCGTCGAACTGATCCCCGCGCTCACCACCTCGGACGAGACGATCGCACGTTCCGAGGCCGTGGTGCAGGACATACTGGGCAAGCACCCGATCCGCGCCCAGGACCGCTCCGGCTTCGTCGTCAACGCACTGCTGATCCCTTACCTCCTCTCCGCGATCCGGATGTTCGAGTCGGGCATCGCCAGCCGCGAGGACATCGACAACGGCATGGAGATGGGCTGCGCCCACCCGATGGGCCCGCTCAAGCTCGCGGACCTGATCGGCCTGGACACCGTGGCCTCCGTCGCCGACTCGATGTACGCCGAATACAAGGAGCCCCTGTACGCCGCTCCCCCGCTCCTCCAGCGCATGGTGGACGCGGGGCGGCTGGGGCGCAAGACGGGGTCGGGGTTCTACCCGTACTGA
- a CDS encoding PqqD family protein, with protein sequence MSDTQQNVHASVPTRRLDARVRNVRGQMMIAGPTQAFELSETAAFIWKQIDGSNTVAQIGRLLAAEYEVDEQTAVEDTAEVIVELAASSVITLA encoded by the coding sequence ATGTCCGACACTCAGCAGAACGTCCACGCATCGGTCCCCACCCGCAGGCTCGATGCCCGGGTCCGCAATGTCCGGGGGCAGATGATGATCGCCGGCCCCACCCAGGCCTTCGAGCTCTCCGAGACGGCCGCGTTCATCTGGAAGCAGATCGACGGAAGCAACACGGTCGCCCAGATCGGCCGTCTGCTTGCCGCGGAGTACGAGGTGGACGAGCAGACCGCAGTCGAAGACACGGCCGAGGTCATCGTCGAACTAGCGGCCAGCAGCGTCATCACCCTGGCCTGA
- a CDS encoding CPBP family glutamic-type intramembrane protease yields MTQAGPDPTFDWKAWKLDGGRTAAAACVLAYATALWGQGGSLRWAGVAVGIETVLVGLPWRVPRRRRSGPSFWAETSAGMVVPVGAAVLAVVSGPSWFGDSPAWWWYPLGSAAGIALVLLGGMNLRALVSGDLAFLYGPTPRPQALARVTTSLLSPTGEEVVFRGTYLAAPAVAAGPLGLLAAAAFVARHHIAPGANRRGSARATVTEVSAAAVLLGLTVASGSILPALVAHVVNNAPSIVFELQREHDEGGTP; encoded by the coding sequence ATGACCCAGGCCGGTCCGGATCCGACATTCGACTGGAAGGCGTGGAAGCTGGACGGCGGGCGAACCGCGGCCGCTGCCTGCGTGCTCGCCTACGCGACAGCACTCTGGGGTCAGGGTGGTTCCCTCCGGTGGGCAGGCGTAGCCGTAGGGATCGAGACCGTTCTCGTCGGGCTGCCGTGGCGGGTGCCGCGCCGCCGACGCAGCGGACCGAGCTTCTGGGCCGAGACCTCGGCCGGAATGGTGGTGCCGGTCGGGGCCGCTGTCCTCGCTGTCGTGTCCGGCCCGTCCTGGTTCGGCGACTCGCCCGCGTGGTGGTGGTACCCGCTGGGCTCCGCCGCGGGCATCGCGCTCGTCCTGCTGGGCGGGATGAACCTTCGCGCGCTGGTCTCCGGCGATCTGGCCTTCCTGTACGGGCCGACCCCTCGGCCGCAGGCGCTGGCCCGAGTGACGACCAGCCTGCTTTCACCGACCGGCGAGGAGGTGGTGTTCCGAGGGACGTACCTGGCGGCCCCCGCAGTCGCCGCCGGGCCGCTGGGCCTCCTCGCCGCCGCGGCCTTCGTCGCCCGGCACCACATCGCACCTGGCGCCAATCGGCGCGGCTCGGCACGGGCGACCGTGACCGAAGTGAGTGCCGCGGCCGTGCTGCTGGGCCTCACCGTGGCTTCCGGCTCGATCCTGCCTGCGCTGGTCGCGCACGTGGTCAACAACGCGCCATCGATCGTCTTCGAGCTCCAGCGGGAGCACGACGAAGGAGGAACACCATGA